A window of the Streptomyces sp. Ag109_O5-10 genome harbors these coding sequences:
- the corA gene encoding magnesium/cobalt transporter CorA, whose translation MTMAGNLRKVTGLGRTGGLRRVARLARRRPRVDLSHHARSPLGSSVVNCVTYEDGVRVPECSDLFSAVERVRKRGDGFVWLGLHEPTDSEFAGIGELFDLHPLAVEDAVEAHQRPKVERYGETLFAVFKTVCYVEHEKLTATSEVVDTGEIMVFVGEDFVITVRHGRHGSLGPLREELEATPSQLAKGPAAVLHAIADHVVDDYLSVTDAVQGDIDQVEAAVFTENGARTDPGRIYQMKRELLELKRAVVPLGRPMEELTTRPIRVISPEIQAYFRDVLDHLMRAKEQIAAFDELLNSILQAHLAQVTVAQNEDMRKITAWAAVIAVPTMVCGVYGMNFDHMPELHWRFGYPLVIGVISVACLVLYRGFRRNGWL comes from the coding sequence ATGACGATGGCAGGGAATCTGCGGAAGGTCACAGGGCTGGGCAGGACCGGCGGCCTGCGCAGGGTGGCGCGGCTGGCCCGGCGGCGGCCCCGCGTCGACCTGAGCCATCACGCACGGTCCCCGCTGGGCTCGTCGGTGGTCAATTGCGTGACGTACGAGGACGGAGTGCGGGTTCCGGAGTGCAGCGACCTGTTCTCCGCGGTGGAGCGGGTGCGCAAGCGTGGCGACGGGTTCGTCTGGCTGGGGCTCCACGAGCCGACCGACAGCGAGTTCGCGGGCATCGGCGAGTTGTTCGACCTGCACCCGCTGGCCGTGGAGGACGCCGTCGAGGCCCACCAGCGGCCGAAGGTGGAGCGGTACGGCGAGACGTTGTTCGCGGTGTTCAAGACGGTCTGCTACGTCGAGCACGAGAAGCTGACCGCGACCAGCGAGGTGGTCGACACCGGCGAGATCATGGTGTTCGTCGGCGAGGACTTCGTGATCACGGTGCGGCACGGCCGGCACGGCTCGCTGGGGCCGCTGCGAGAGGAGCTGGAGGCCACGCCGAGCCAGCTCGCCAAGGGGCCTGCGGCGGTGCTGCACGCCATCGCGGACCACGTGGTCGACGACTACCTGAGTGTCACGGACGCGGTGCAGGGCGACATCGACCAGGTCGAGGCGGCCGTCTTCACGGAGAACGGCGCGCGGACCGACCCGGGCCGGATCTACCAGATGAAGCGTGAACTCCTGGAGCTGAAGCGGGCGGTGGTGCCGCTCGGCCGGCCGATGGAGGAGCTGACCACCCGGCCGATACGGGTGATCTCCCCGGAGATACAGGCCTACTTCAGGGATGTGCTCGACCATCTGATGCGGGCGAAGGAGCAGATCGCGGCCTTCGACGAGTTGCTCAACTCCATTCTCCAGGCGCATCTGGCACAGGTGACGGTCGCGCAGAACGAGGACATGCGGAAGATCACGGCCTGGGCCGCGGTGATCGCCGTGCCGACGATGGTGTGCGGTGTGTACGGCATGAACTTCGATCACATGCCGGAGCTGCACTGGCGGTTCGGCTATCCGCTCGTCATCGGCGTCATATCGGTGGCGTGCCTGGTGCTGTACCGCGGCTTCAGGCGCAACGGCTGGCTCTGA